In one Gemmatimonadota bacterium genomic region, the following are encoded:
- a CDS encoding PEP-CTERM sorting domain-containing protein yields the protein MIRQLNAAALLAIGATIAAPTANAQFTNACGGSDFFSCVTLAVSGQGTSTLLFTVTNTSNGGVANNPNSVFKEFGVGNGAFTGTAPTVTATGALASQFSVASTNPSSVSGVGFTATNFFGLTPNAPPPTNGLHDGETVGFFLAFANSTDANQFLNGFQFALHDIGGLTQACGSSKAAFSSDGTPLSGSASPISASTCNPTSTVPEPSSMALLGTGLVGLVPVMRRRRK from the coding sequence ATGATACGTCAGTTGAACGCAGCGGCCTTACTCGCGATCGGCGCCACGATCGCCGCACCGACTGCAAACGCACAGTTCACCAATGCGTGCGGTGGATCGGATTTCTTTTCCTGTGTGACTCTGGCGGTGAGCGGGCAGGGAACATCGACGCTGCTGTTCACAGTAACGAACACCTCCAACGGTGGGGTGGCGAACAACCCGAACAGCGTGTTCAAGGAGTTCGGAGTCGGTAATGGCGCGTTTACCGGAACCGCACCTACGGTGACCGCGACCGGTGCCCTCGCCTCACAGTTCAGCGTTGCGAGCACCAATCCGAGTTCGGTCAGTGGTGTCGGTTTCACGGCGACCAACTTCTTCGGCCTCACACCCAACGCACCGCCGCCGACCAATGGTCTGCACGACGGTGAGACGGTGGGCTTCTTCCTCGCCTTCGCCAATTCAACCGACGCGAACCAGTTTCTGAACGGCTTCCAGTTCGCACTTCACGATATCGGTGGCCTCACCCAGGCTTGCGGATCCAGCAAGGCGGCATTCAGCAGCGACGGAACGCCGCTATCCGGCAGCGCGTCGCCGATTTCCGCCAGCACTTGCAATCCAACGTCGACCGTTCCCGAGCCAAGCTCGATGGCACTCCTCGGGACCGGACTCGTCGGACTCGTTCCAGTCATGCGGAGACGCAGAAAGTAG
- a CDS encoding LysR family transcriptional regulator, which translates to MALNLHHLRVFAAVAQERSFSRAAIALRLSQPAVSKTVQELERQTQLSLFDRSGRTPRLTDAGTALFARARELFGVERIAEEELASLRGLERGVLRVGASTTVATYFLPPLLARFHQEHPGVTLRVVSANTRAIARRLLEGRLDIALVEGPVSHERISVIPWREDELVVIAPASHPLVHKRRVRAADLIDEPFILREPGSGTRVVAEAALAEHGVHPGTTVQLGSTEAIKQAVAAGLGLAVVSRAAAADQLALGYIAVVPLQSAAFKRDLRRALTELRLTGRAPSAAAAAFRAAMSTSRA; encoded by the coding sequence ATGGCACTCAATCTCCACCATCTACGTGTCTTTGCCGCGGTCGCGCAGGAGCGCAGCTTCTCTCGTGCCGCGATTGCGCTGCGGCTGAGTCAGCCTGCCGTCTCCAAAACGGTGCAGGAGCTGGAACGACAGACGCAGCTATCGCTGTTCGACCGCTCCGGCCGCACTCCGCGCCTCACCGACGCGGGCACTGCGCTCTTCGCACGCGCACGCGAGCTGTTTGGTGTCGAGCGAATCGCCGAAGAAGAGCTCGCTTCGTTGCGCGGCCTGGAGCGCGGCGTTCTGCGCGTTGGCGCGAGCACTACCGTCGCGACGTACTTTCTCCCGCCGCTGCTCGCGCGCTTTCATCAGGAGCACCCCGGGGTCACGTTGAGGGTCGTGAGCGCCAATACGCGTGCGATCGCGCGCCGGTTGCTCGAGGGACGGCTCGACATTGCGCTGGTAGAAGGGCCGGTGTCTCACGAGCGGATATCCGTGATCCCGTGGCGCGAGGACGAACTCGTCGTGATTGCGCCTGCATCCCATCCACTGGTGCACAAACGCCGCGTGCGCGCAGCCGACCTCATCGACGAGCCATTCATTCTGCGCGAGCCAGGCTCCGGTACCCGCGTCGTGGCCGAAGCCGCGCTTGCCGAGCACGGAGTCCATCCGGGGACCACCGTCCAGCTGGGGAGCACGGAGGCCATCAAGCAGGCGGTGGCGGCTGGCCTTGGCCTCGCAGTCGTGTCCCGTGCCGCGGCGGCCGACCAGCTCGCGCTGGGCTACATTGCCGTCGTTCCGTTGCAGAGCGCGGCGTTCAAGCGCGATCTCAGGCGCGCGCTCACGGAGCTGCGACTGACGGGGCGAGCACCCAGTGCTGCCGCCGCGGCGTTCAGGGCAGCAATGTCAACGTCGCGCGCGTAA
- a CDS encoding LytTR family DNA-binding domain-containing protein yields the protein MRVVIVDDEPLARRGIRQLLADHPDAQIVAECPSGAVALAAVQTLSPDLLFLDVQMPEMDGFEVVRRIGVERIPSVVFVTAYDEFAVNAFEASAVDYLMKPVGPERFSAAMRRVRERQTETAALARVAELQALLTQVTPAISQPLLVTTAKGTIRIDPDEIDWIGADDYYAVLHVGVKHYLLRESLASLEDRLPAGRFVRVHRSAIVNCSRVTEVRRGVVVLRDGITLSTSRRRRAAVRAALGETSAA from the coding sequence ATGCGCGTCGTAATAGTCGATGACGAGCCGCTCGCAAGACGTGGCATTCGTCAGCTGCTGGCCGACCATCCTGATGCGCAAATCGTGGCCGAATGTCCCAGCGGAGCGGTAGCTCTTGCGGCAGTACAGACGCTCTCGCCCGATCTGTTATTTCTCGATGTACAGATGCCGGAAATGGATGGATTCGAAGTGGTTCGACGAATCGGAGTCGAGCGGATTCCCTCAGTCGTGTTCGTGACCGCATACGATGAATTTGCCGTGAACGCGTTCGAGGCGTCTGCCGTCGATTACCTGATGAAGCCGGTGGGACCGGAGCGGTTCTCCGCCGCAATGCGTCGCGTGCGCGAACGCCAGACCGAAACGGCTGCCCTCGCCCGCGTTGCGGAGCTGCAAGCCTTGTTGACGCAGGTGACTCCCGCGATAAGCCAACCGCTGCTCGTCACTACAGCGAAGGGCACGATACGTATCGATCCTGATGAAATTGACTGGATCGGCGCTGATGATTATTACGCCGTTCTGCACGTTGGTGTGAAGCATTATCTGCTTCGCGAATCGCTCGCATCGTTGGAGGATCGTCTGCCAGCCGGTCGCTTCGTGCGCGTCCATCGCTCCGCGATAGTGAATTGCAGCAGAGTGACGGAGGTTCGCCGAGGAGTGGTTGTCCTGCGCGATGGCATCACTCTGTCTACCAGCAGGCGCCGGCGTGCGGCGGTAAGAGCTGCGTTGGGCGAGACGTCCGCCGCCTGA
- a CDS encoding CocE/NonD family hydrolase encodes MNLSHRSTLTALACTLIAHGLLSSQAAAQTSTLPSETPARFTPATSSFDYVRREVMIPMRDGVKLHTVILVPKGAHRAPILMTRTPYDANATTTYAASAHLASNLAGYDNALDVIIPGGYIRVVQDVRGKYGSEGDFVMNRPLIGPLNPTKVDESTDTYDTIDWLVKNIPETNGKVGVLGISYDGFEPLMALVNPHPALKVSVPMNPMVDGWMGDDWFHNGAFREQNMPYVLEQEATRDNSAKWWTDHFDDYDLYLDGGSAGELGKAHGLEQVGFWNRILAHPSYDSWWSQQAMDKVLAAQPLKVPVMLVHSLWDQEDIYGAIAVYKAIKPKDVNNDKVFLVMGPWHHGQEIEDGSSLGAIKFNSNTSLYFQQHILGPFLAHYLKDDAPADSVAPVNAFETGTNTWERLASWPSGCASGCSIHPTPLYLEPGFKAAFSAPASGSVAFDEYTSDPAKPVPFRARPSQPIGYDPPLTWVHWLVDDQREASGRTDVLAYQSDVLKAPVKISGQPIANIIASTTGTDADWVVKVIDVYPDEVGGDAKMGGYQLPVSMDIFRGRYRESFSTPKAITPNKPLLYRFELPTANHVFLPGHRIMVQIQSSWFPLYDRNPQTFVPNIFWAKPADYRKAEQKIYHEPGNASFVELPVVAGSARN; translated from the coding sequence ATGAACCTCTCGCATCGCAGCACGCTCACGGCTCTCGCGTGTACACTCATCGCGCACGGCCTGCTCTCCTCGCAAGCCGCGGCTCAGACCTCGACTCTCCCCAGCGAGACGCCGGCGCGGTTCACTCCCGCAACGTCGTCGTTCGATTACGTGCGACGCGAGGTCATGATCCCCATGCGCGACGGCGTGAAGCTGCACACCGTCATCCTCGTCCCGAAAGGCGCCCACCGGGCGCCGATCCTCATGACCCGGACGCCCTACGACGCCAACGCCACCACCACTTACGCCGCAAGCGCGCATCTCGCCTCCAACCTCGCAGGCTACGACAACGCGCTCGACGTCATAATTCCCGGCGGCTACATCCGCGTCGTGCAGGATGTCCGCGGCAAGTATGGCTCGGAAGGCGACTTCGTCATGAATCGGCCACTCATCGGCCCGCTCAATCCAACGAAGGTCGATGAATCGACCGACACCTACGACACCATCGACTGGCTCGTCAAGAACATCCCCGAGACCAACGGCAAGGTCGGCGTGCTCGGCATCTCCTACGATGGATTCGAGCCCCTGATGGCGCTCGTCAATCCGCACCCGGCCCTCAAAGTCTCCGTTCCCATGAACCCGATGGTCGACGGCTGGATGGGCGACGACTGGTTCCACAACGGAGCCTTCCGCGAACAGAACATGCCGTACGTGCTCGAACAGGAAGCCACCCGCGACAACTCGGCGAAATGGTGGACCGATCACTTCGACGACTACGACCTCTACCTCGACGGCGGCTCCGCTGGCGAGCTCGGCAAGGCACACGGCCTCGAGCAGGTCGGATTCTGGAACCGCATCCTCGCGCACCCGAGCTACGATTCCTGGTGGAGTCAGCAGGCCATGGACAAGGTCCTCGCCGCACAGCCACTGAAGGTGCCCGTGATGCTCGTCCACAGCCTCTGGGATCAGGAAGACATCTACGGCGCGATAGCTGTCTACAAGGCCATCAAGCCGAAGGACGTCAACAACGACAAGGTCTTCCTCGTCATGGGACCATGGCACCACGGCCAGGAAATCGAGGACGGCAGCTCACTCGGCGCCATCAAATTCAACAGCAACACATCGCTCTACTTCCAGCAGCACATCCTCGGACCGTTCCTCGCTCACTATCTGAAGGACGACGCACCCGCAGATAGCGTGGCACCGGTCAATGCATTCGAGACCGGAACCAACACGTGGGAGCGTCTCGCCTCGTGGCCATCGGGCTGCGCCAGCGGATGCAGCATTCATCCGACGCCGCTCTATCTGGAGCCAGGCTTCAAGGCAGCGTTCTCCGCGCCTGCGTCCGGCAGCGTGGCATTCGATGAATACACGTCCGATCCGGCAAAGCCGGTTCCGTTCCGCGCCCGCCCCAGCCAACCCATCGGCTACGATCCGCCGCTGACATGGGTGCACTGGCTCGTGGATGACCAGCGCGAAGCGTCCGGCCGCACCGACGTGCTCGCGTATCAGTCCGACGTGCTGAAAGCACCGGTCAAGATCAGCGGCCAGCCCATAGCGAACATCATCGCGTCCACTACAGGCACCGACGCGGACTGGGTGGTGAAGGTGATCGACGTCTATCCCGACGAAGTCGGCGGCGACGCGAAGATGGGCGGCTACCAGCTACCCGTGTCGATGGACATCTTCCGCGGCCGCTATCGCGAAAGCTTCTCGACACCAAAAGCCATCACGCCCAACAAACCACTGTTGTACAGGTTCGAGCTTCCAACAGCGAACCACGTCTTCCTTCCCGGACACCGGATCATGGTGCAGATCCAGTCCAGCTGGTTTCCGCTGTACGACCGTAATCCGCAGACCTTCGTCCCCAACATCTTCTGGGCAAAGCCTGCCGATTACAGGAAGGCCGAGCAGAAGATCTATCACGAGCCGGGCAACGCGAGCTTCGTGGAACTGCCCGTGGTGGCAGGGTCAGCGCGGAATTGA
- a CDS encoding M20/M25/M40 family metallo-hydrolase: MSTSLNRLVMLGALAGVVTVPLAAQTPARNAASSDTAFDPIREMVSRLSLDQYKATVKGLTQFGDRRQGTERNRKAVDWIEAQLKSYGCTNTERITYDFQPPPPREPLTPEQLARFRARAAEGGNKRPGSGGSVMRGKIMPTGVNTDSLRQPDLALRKLDTPQSVAGERQEVYCTKIGTTHPDEMYIVSGHMDGIGWGEAANDDGSGTALVMQLARVFSSPDVKTDRSIRFILWNNEETGLNGSKAYVEQREALQGKEDPAGSGKYPEPRWLGVIQHDMMMFDHGMPRADGSMSPVQRPEADVNIEFQSNSKMAEASQKLAWTLSTANDKYATDYPAKVGQHMTNTDSQPFENLVPSVSLRENERGAQIGAGWDPQWHQPTDLYKTYSDADFRLGLNAAQTTLSAVAELTGAKIVK; the protein is encoded by the coding sequence ATGTCCACCTCGTTGAATCGCCTGGTAATGCTCGGCGCTCTCGCCGGCGTCGTTACTGTGCCTCTTGCCGCTCAGACACCAGCTCGTAACGCCGCCTCATCCGACACAGCCTTCGACCCGATCAGGGAGATGGTGTCGCGGCTGTCGCTGGATCAGTACAAGGCCACTGTCAAGGGACTCACCCAGTTCGGCGATCGCCGTCAGGGAACGGAGCGCAATCGCAAGGCGGTGGACTGGATCGAGGCGCAGCTCAAGAGTTACGGTTGCACCAACACCGAACGCATCACGTATGACTTTCAGCCACCGCCGCCGCGTGAACCGCTGACGCCGGAACAACTCGCTCGCTTCCGTGCGCGCGCCGCCGAGGGTGGGAACAAGAGGCCGGGCTCCGGCGGATCCGTCATGCGCGGCAAGATCATGCCGACCGGTGTGAATACCGATTCGCTGCGTCAGCCCGATCTCGCACTGCGCAAGCTCGACACGCCGCAGAGCGTTGCCGGAGAGCGTCAGGAAGTCTACTGCACCAAGATCGGCACCACGCATCCGGACGAGATGTACATCGTGAGCGGACACATGGACGGAATCGGTTGGGGTGAAGCCGCGAACGACGATGGATCGGGCACGGCGCTCGTCATGCAGCTCGCGCGCGTATTCAGTTCGCCAGATGTGAAGACCGACCGCTCGATTCGTTTCATCCTCTGGAACAACGAAGAGACGGGACTCAACGGCTCCAAGGCGTATGTAGAGCAACGCGAGGCACTGCAGGGCAAGGAAGATCCAGCCGGCTCGGGAAAGTATCCCGAACCGAGGTGGCTCGGCGTCATACAGCACGACATGATGATGTTCGATCATGGAATGCCACGCGCCGACGGCAGCATGAGCCCGGTGCAGCGGCCGGAAGCTGACGTGAACATCGAGTTCCAGTCCAACTCCAAGATGGCCGAGGCATCCCAGAAGCTCGCGTGGACACTGTCGACTGCAAACGACAAGTACGCGACGGACTATCCGGCAAAGGTCGGCCAGCACATGACCAACACTGATTCACAGCCCTTCGAGAACCTGGTTCCCTCGGTCAGTCTTCGCGAGAACGAGCGTGGCGCGCAGATCGGCGCAGGCTGGGATCCGCAGTGGCACCAGCCGACGGATCTCTACAAGACATACAGCGATGCGGACTTCCGGCTTGGTCTCAATGCAGCTCAGACAACGCTCAGCGCAGTCGCCGAGCTGACCGGGGCGAAGATCGTCAAGTGA
- a CDS encoding DUF4142 domain-containing protein: MKKPRLIAGVLAALATTAAAALVPAPASAQARHTAPAVRLAKSHTPAHAAAALDDPTIVAIFDAANSWDIDLGNLALKKSSNAEVRTFADMMVRDHSAARKLGRDLATKLHVTPTPPGKDFALYKDHVATLAKLNSLSGAAFDKAYVAHEAWYHQAVIDAVTNTLLPATKNAELKDLEVKVAPNFQAHLAAAKALETKLGA; this comes from the coding sequence ATGAAGAAGCCCCGACTAATTGCTGGAGTCCTAGCAGCCCTTGCCACCACCGCGGCAGCCGCCCTTGTACCAGCGCCAGCCAGCGCCCAGGCCCGTCACACTGCGCCTGCGGTACGCCTCGCCAAGTCACATACCCCGGCGCACGCCGCCGCAGCACTCGACGACCCCACCATCGTGGCCATCTTCGACGCCGCCAACAGCTGGGACATCGACCTCGGCAATCTCGCCCTCAAAAAGAGCAGCAACGCCGAGGTCCGCACCTTCGCCGACATGATGGTGCGCGACCACAGCGCCGCCCGCAAGCTCGGCCGCGACCTCGCAACGAAGCTTCATGTTACGCCGACCCCTCCTGGGAAGGACTTCGCACTGTACAAGGACCACGTTGCAACTCTGGCGAAGCTGAACAGCCTCAGCGGCGCCGCTTTCGATAAGGCCTACGTCGCCCACGAGGCCTGGTATCACCAGGCAGTGATCGATGCCGTGACCAACACCCTGCTCCCCGCAACCAAGAACGCGGAGCTGAAGGATCTCGAGGTCAAGGTCGCCCCGAACTTCCAGGCTCACCTGGCAGCGGCGAAGGCTCTCGAGACAAAGCTCGGCGCATAA
- a CDS encoding helix-turn-helix domain-containing protein: MRWWERHFGDSTRGRIVAILRRGWRSVDEIAATLGLTDNAVRAHIATLERDGVVAAAGSRRDGTVGKPATLYGVAEGADTLFSSAYAPALTALIAELESRHPGEVRSILRGAGSRLGPRASGTFAERVGDAASLLTELGADADVVETAEGYEIHGNGCALSQAVSSHPDACCMVEQLLAEVTGGKVCERCERGQNPPRCSFLISEQPAS; encoded by the coding sequence ATGCGCTGGTGGGAAAGACATTTCGGGGATAGCACGCGTGGTCGGATCGTTGCGATTCTTCGGCGTGGGTGGCGCAGTGTCGACGAGATTGCGGCGACGCTCGGTCTTACCGACAACGCCGTCCGCGCTCACATCGCGACACTCGAGCGCGATGGGGTGGTCGCAGCAGCCGGCTCCCGGCGCGACGGAACCGTTGGCAAGCCGGCGACGCTCTACGGCGTCGCGGAAGGGGCGGATACGCTCTTCTCGAGCGCATATGCACCGGCGCTGACAGCGCTGATTGCTGAATTGGAGAGCAGGCATCCGGGCGAGGTCAGATCGATACTGCGAGGGGCGGGCTCCAGACTCGGTCCCCGGGCGTCGGGCACGTTTGCGGAGCGGGTGGGTGACGCCGCAAGCCTGCTGACGGAACTTGGTGCGGACGCGGATGTGGTCGAGACGGCAGAAGGGTACGAGATCCACGGCAATGGCTGCGCTCTGTCGCAGGCGGTCTCGTCGCACCCGGACGCGTGCTGCATGGTGGAGCAGCTCCTCGCGGAAGTGACTGGGGGAAAGGTTTGCGAGCGGTGCGAGCGCGGACAGAATCCACCACGATGCTCGTTCCTGATAAGCGAACAGCCTGCGAGCTGA
- a CDS encoding SDR family oxidoreductase — MNLADRLRDAAELLESIASDRSLLAGLPEEDRTRLLQAAGRVSRPDAIDRRRLVQATKRERRIAKANRAETVLSNTGIRKLRRETVFMTPNVFPPAQFEQHDVEDDADFREAVEPQNCYICKKDFSTLHHFYDQLCPSCAALNFAKRTESADLRGRVALLTGGRVKIGYQAGIKLLRAGAQLIVTTRFPRDSASRYAQEPDFAMWSDRLTIYGLDLRHTPSVEAFCAEMLRTRDRLDFIINNACQTVRRPPAFYEHMMEGETAALHTLPEKSRKLLGEYEGLRGYHMLPEGESGATVPAVIGARTSEITGLTHAAELSQIRLLPDEEAAQRALFPEGKLDQDMQQIDLRERNSWRMLMAEVPSVELLEVHLVNAVAPFIINARLKPLMMRTPERDKHIVNVSAVEGQFYRTFKTTRHPHTNMAKAALNMMTRTAAADYHRDGIHMNAVDTGWVTDEDPADIAARKTAEHGFHPPLDIVDGAARIVDPIIAGINTGEHVWGKFLKDYVPTDW, encoded by the coding sequence ATGAATCTCGCCGACCGTCTCCGCGATGCTGCCGAGCTGCTCGAATCGATAGCCAGCGACCGATCGCTGCTTGCCGGTTTGCCGGAAGAAGACAGAACCCGACTGCTGCAGGCCGCCGGCCGCGTCTCACGACCCGATGCAATCGACCGCCGCCGCCTCGTCCAGGCCACCAAGCGCGAGCGCAGGATCGCCAAGGCGAATCGTGCGGAGACCGTGCTTTCCAACACCGGCATCCGCAAGCTCCGCCGCGAAACGGTCTTCATGACACCGAACGTCTTTCCGCCGGCGCAGTTCGAGCAACATGACGTCGAAGACGATGCGGATTTTCGCGAAGCCGTCGAGCCGCAGAATTGCTACATCTGCAAAAAGGATTTCTCGACGCTTCATCATTTCTACGATCAGCTCTGCCCATCGTGCGCCGCGCTGAATTTCGCGAAGCGCACGGAGTCCGCCGATCTGCGCGGCCGCGTTGCGCTGCTCACGGGCGGACGAGTCAAGATCGGATATCAGGCCGGCATCAAGCTGCTGCGCGCAGGCGCACAGCTAATAGTCACGACACGCTTTCCGCGCGACTCCGCGTCGCGTTACGCGCAGGAGCCTGACTTTGCGATGTGGAGCGATCGGCTCACCATCTACGGACTCGATCTGCGTCACACGCCGAGTGTCGAGGCGTTCTGCGCCGAGATGCTGCGCACGCGTGATCGTCTGGACTTCATAATCAACAACGCCTGCCAGACCGTTCGTCGCCCGCCTGCTTTCTACGAACACATGATGGAGGGCGAAACCGCAGCGCTTCACACCTTGCCCGAAAAATCCCGCAAGCTGCTCGGCGAATACGAAGGACTGCGCGGGTATCACATGCTTCCCGAGGGCGAGTCCGGCGCCACCGTGCCCGCTGTAATCGGTGCGCGCACTTCCGAAATCACCGGACTGACGCATGCTGCCGAGCTGTCGCAGATCAGACTTCTCCCGGATGAGGAGGCCGCTCAGCGCGCGCTCTTCCCCGAGGGAAAGCTGGACCAGGACATGCAGCAGATCGATCTGCGCGAGCGCAACTCGTGGCGCATGTTGATGGCCGAAGTGCCGTCCGTCGAATTGCTCGAAGTCCATCTCGTCAACGCGGTCGCACCGTTCATCATCAACGCGCGTCTAAAGCCACTGATGATGCGGACACCGGAGCGCGACAAGCACATCGTCAACGTGTCGGCAGTCGAGGGACAATTTTACAGAACGTTCAAGACGACGCGCCATCCGCACACCAACATGGCCAAGGCCGCGCTCAACATGATGACGCGCACCGCTGCGGCAGATTACCACCGTGACGGCATTCACATGAACGCGGTCGACACGGGCTGGGTGACCGACGAGGATCCAGCCGACATCGCCGCGCGAAAGACCGCGGAGCACGGGTTTCATCCGCCGCTGGATATCGTGGACGGCGCCGCGCGCATCGTCGATCCGATCATCGCCGGCATCAACACCGGCGAGCATGTGTGGGGCAAATTCCTCAAGGATTACGTGCCGACCGACTGGTGA